From one Catenuloplanes nepalensis genomic stretch:
- a CDS encoding SDR family NAD(P)-dependent oxidoreductase — MHKTIVITGASDGIGAAAARQLHRDGHRVVIVGRSPEKTGAVAREIGADSFVADFTRLGEVRALAEALLLSYPRIDVLANNAGGVFGDRTVTEDGFERTFQVNHLAPFLLTTLLLDRLAESRAAVVQTSSDGGRLLGRIDLDDLQSERSYSPVRAYANAKLQNVYFTAELHRRGLAAVAFHPGTVATSFAGDSRGFVRRLYASRLGRAVMTTPERSAAQLVWLATTRDWVSGGYYEKRRPVRLAVDPVRARELWERSERMVA; from the coding sequence ATGCACAAGACAATCGTGATCACGGGCGCGTCCGACGGAATCGGGGCCGCGGCCGCGCGGCAGCTGCACCGGGACGGGCACCGCGTCGTCATCGTCGGCCGGTCCCCGGAGAAGACCGGTGCGGTCGCGCGCGAGATCGGCGCGGACAGCTTCGTCGCCGACTTCACCCGTCTCGGCGAGGTGCGCGCGCTCGCCGAGGCGCTGCTCCTTTCGTACCCCCGGATCGATGTTCTGGCTAATAACGCCGGTGGCGTCTTCGGCGACCGGACGGTGACCGAGGACGGGTTCGAGCGGACGTTCCAGGTCAATCATTTGGCGCCGTTCCTGCTGACCACGCTGCTGCTGGACCGGCTGGCGGAGAGCCGGGCCGCCGTCGTGCAGACCTCCAGCGACGGCGGCCGGCTGCTCGGCCGGATCGACCTCGACGACCTGCAGAGCGAGCGCTCCTACTCGCCGGTCCGCGCGTACGCGAACGCGAAGCTGCAGAACGTGTACTTCACGGCGGAGCTGCACCGGCGTGGGCTGGCCGCGGTCGCGTTCCACCCGGGCACGGTCGCGACGAGTTTCGCCGGGGACAGCCGCGGTTTCGTGCGCCGCCTCTACGCCAGCCGGCTCGGCCGGGCCGTGATGACCACGCCGGAGAGGAGCGCGGCGCAGCTGGTCTGGCTGGCCACGACGCGCGATTGGGTGTCCGGCGGCTACTACGAGAAACGCCGGCCGGTCCGGCTCGCCGTCGACCCGGTGCGTGCCCGTGAGCTGTGGGAACGCTCCGAACGAATGGTCGCCTAG
- a CDS encoding SDR family oxidoreductase yields the protein MSDITIPRVVLVTGAASGFGRLTVEALAGRGHTVFAGIRNIEGKNRVAAEELDATRNVTVVELDVTDQDAATRAIDTIVATEGRIDVVVNNAGRVFAGPVEAFTAEEALQQYDLNVLGALRVNRAALPHLRRRGRGVMIQVSSTGARFTVPYTGLYTSSKAALSSLTETWRQELASFGIESVSVEPAPYETNLGVNGVMPADAARMEPYLPALGAFMTELAARQAEDDRDPRPVADALVRLVEAADGTRPYRTVVAPPAQAAAVEELYRAGDEAVRLIAADMGITAHMR from the coding sequence ATGAGTGACATCACCATCCCGCGCGTGGTCCTGGTGACCGGTGCGGCGAGCGGTTTCGGCCGGCTGACCGTGGAGGCGCTGGCCGGGCGCGGCCACACCGTGTTCGCCGGGATCCGCAACATCGAGGGGAAGAACCGGGTGGCGGCGGAGGAGCTCGACGCCACGAGGAACGTGACCGTCGTCGAGCTGGACGTGACGGACCAGGACGCCGCGACGCGGGCGATCGACACGATCGTCGCGACCGAGGGCCGGATCGACGTGGTGGTCAACAACGCCGGGCGGGTGTTCGCCGGGCCGGTCGAGGCGTTCACGGCGGAGGAGGCGCTCCAGCAGTACGACCTGAACGTGCTCGGTGCGCTGCGGGTGAACCGGGCCGCCCTCCCGCACCTGCGCCGGCGGGGCCGGGGCGTGATGATCCAGGTCAGCTCGACCGGGGCTCGGTTCACGGTGCCGTACACCGGGCTCTACACGTCGAGCAAGGCCGCGCTGTCCAGCCTCACCGAGACCTGGCGGCAGGAGCTGGCCTCGTTCGGCATCGAGTCGGTCAGTGTGGAGCCCGCACCGTACGAGACCAATCTCGGCGTGAACGGCGTGATGCCCGCGGACGCGGCACGGATGGAGCCGTATCTCCCGGCGCTCGGCGCGTTCATGACCGAGCTGGCCGCGCGGCAGGCCGAGGACGACCGCGACCCGCGGCCGGTCGCCGACGCGCTCGTCCGGCTCGTCGAGGCCGCGGACGGCACCCGCCCGTACCGGACCGTGGTCGCCCCGCCCGCGCAGGCCGCCGCGGTGGAGGAGCTGTACCGGGCCGGGGACGAGGCCGTCCGGCTCATCGCCGCGGACATGGGCATCACCGCCCACATGCGCTAG
- a CDS encoding helix-turn-helix transcriptional regulator, which translates to MSTARGTVLVDTAAHPELPGDFPHISRCAPLPAVAAPGTRVRSRDSRAGDVLVTDFHTTTAVRAPVAPYQPDELRFYLVRRGVWTLDYERGTFPVRPGAFLASRSTGLTGFGTVPQTVGHTVAVPLDILGDLTGGAPITGSTAAPEVRLLLAHTGLLHDTIDSLSDAGVSAARNALIELTRGVLLHAVDATEPVLAPALARAARDLADRRLTQADLTPSSVARALHVSVRTLSRAFASTGEPFTAYIRRRRLEEARTALSTGHTVSEAAARFRFADSSHFIRAFRSRYGETPAQYAVRSRT; encoded by the coding sequence ATGAGCACAGCGCGGGGCACGGTCCTTGTCGACACCGCTGCCCACCCCGAGCTGCCCGGCGACTTCCCGCACATCAGCCGCTGTGCGCCGCTACCCGCCGTGGCCGCGCCCGGCACCCGCGTGCGCAGCCGCGATTCCCGCGCCGGCGACGTGCTGGTCACCGACTTCCACACCACCACCGCGGTACGCGCGCCGGTGGCGCCGTACCAGCCGGACGAGCTGCGGTTCTATCTGGTCCGGCGCGGGGTGTGGACGCTCGACTACGAGCGGGGCACGTTTCCGGTCCGGCCGGGTGCGTTCCTGGCGTCCCGGTCGACCGGGTTGACCGGCTTCGGCACGGTTCCGCAGACAGTCGGGCACACGGTCGCGGTCCCGCTCGACATCCTCGGCGACCTCACCGGCGGCGCACCGATCACGGGCTCCACCGCCGCGCCCGAGGTTCGCCTGCTGCTGGCCCACACGGGGCTGCTGCACGACACGATCGACTCGCTCAGCGACGCGGGCGTCTCCGCGGCCCGCAACGCGTTGATCGAGCTGACCCGCGGCGTGCTGCTGCACGCGGTCGACGCGACCGAGCCGGTGCTGGCGCCCGCGCTGGCCCGCGCCGCGCGCGACCTGGCCGATCGTCGGCTCACCCAGGCCGACCTGACCCCGTCGTCGGTCGCCCGCGCCCTGCACGTCTCGGTCCGGACGCTGAGCCGCGCCTTCGCCTCAACGGGTGAGCCGTTCACCGCCTACATCCGCCGGCGGCGCCTCGAGGAGGCCCGTACCGCGCTCTCCACCGGCCACACCGTCTCCGAAGCGGCCGCCCGCTTCCGCTTCGCGGACAGCAGCCACTTCATCCGCGCGTTCCGCTCCCGCTACGGAGAAACTCCCGCCCAGTACGCAGTGCGGTCCCGCACCTGA
- a CDS encoding AfsR/SARP family transcriptional regulator → MSAGRFEYRVLGALEVWWDGAPVRVGGPRHRALLAALLARAGTVVSAAALAEMLWESPGPRATELVYVRVAELRRAMRGISGRAVTELETHDQGYLLRVPEDAIDRWRFERSVAEGLDAARRGDHQAAAGRQREALALWRGVAFADVADRSWVEAEAARLAELRIRAIEALGETDLAMGRDEDMIAGLVALVAEHPLNERFWEQLMRARFRAGRVGEAVATFGEARRELAERLGVEPGPELRKLHLTILNSDTAGTPATTGARRTGEPAPAFEADRAADTAPTAEPTPATGETRHTSETPAAAETRRSAGTRGTADARRPAKARQLTSFVGRERELATVDRLLATHRLVTVTGVGGVGKTRLAAEIAARSPNAWLVELAALEQPDLLPDVVGDALGLPSHRARPRADLITGHLRNVDGLLILDNCEHLMDAAAAFAATLLSACPGVRVLATSRERLAITGEALLPLHGLEVHDARKAGLAPAVRLFVERAAAVDPGFALTDETAAAIVASCRKLDGLPLAIELAAARMNAFAPDELAARLDDRFVLLDRGDRTAAPRHRTLHAVVDWSYRLLADDERRLFTLLSVFAGRFGLDWAEQLAADLFPPATTARLIAALVDKSLLLRESGRYRMLETLRAYGLEQLAAQKTLAAARDRHAALVAGLADTLWNERVGNARNRWMHLLDTTMEQFRAAMEWAVARDDAATAMRIAAALCTFWHSRGQYVVGRRWTTLALTAKGTAPPAVHARALSGLSLLTSMQGDLAVSRTTGQEAATIFKQINDLRGYGLALRRLATAEGFGGSIDRADALSAESHAVAVTADWPWLLGWTLTQQGLSASARGDWPRAAGLSAEAETHLRDAGDPEALAYARLLHAEAARNIDGPLAGADGLCQALRALAGERLLWGMSLALFYTALVYGDLDRPRQEVTLLAAGHELRRTTGGGFFFWLADLQQQRLAHLRKTLGDEEFDARWEFGRTRPVTGLVDEVCADLKVA, encoded by the coding sequence ATGAGCGCGGGGCGGTTCGAGTATCGGGTGCTCGGGGCGCTTGAGGTGTGGTGGGACGGGGCGCCGGTGCGGGTGGGTGGGCCGCGGCATCGGGCGCTGCTGGCCGCGTTGCTGGCGCGGGCCGGGACGGTCGTGTCCGCGGCCGCGCTCGCCGAGATGCTGTGGGAGTCGCCGGGGCCGCGGGCGACGGAGCTGGTCTACGTGCGCGTGGCCGAGCTTCGGCGGGCGATGCGGGGCATCAGCGGCCGGGCGGTGACCGAGCTGGAGACGCACGATCAGGGCTATCTGCTTCGGGTGCCGGAGGATGCGATCGACCGGTGGCGGTTCGAGCGGAGCGTTGCTGAAGGGCTGGATGCGGCGCGCCGGGGCGATCATCAGGCAGCGGCCGGGCGGCAGCGGGAGGCGCTCGCGCTGTGGCGTGGGGTGGCGTTCGCGGACGTGGCGGACCGGTCCTGGGTGGAGGCGGAGGCGGCGCGGCTTGCGGAGCTGAGGATCCGGGCGATCGAGGCGCTCGGGGAGACCGATCTCGCCATGGGGCGGGACGAGGACATGATCGCGGGGCTGGTCGCGCTCGTGGCGGAGCATCCGCTCAACGAGCGGTTCTGGGAGCAGCTCATGCGTGCCCGTTTCCGGGCCGGGCGGGTGGGTGAGGCGGTGGCCACGTTCGGCGAGGCCCGGCGGGAGCTGGCCGAGCGGCTCGGCGTCGAACCCGGCCCGGAGCTGCGGAAACTGCACCTCACGATCTTGAACTCGGACACCGCCGGAACACCGGCCACCACCGGAGCGCGGCGCACCGGCGAGCCAGCACCCGCCTTCGAAGCAGATCGCGCCGCCGACACAGCACCCACCGCCGAACCGACACCGGCCACCGGCGAAACACGGCACACCAGCGAAACTCCGGCCGCCGCTGAAACGCGGCGCTCCGCCGGAACCCGCGGCACCGCCGACGCGAGGAGACCCGCGAAGGCGAGGCAGCTGACCAGCTTCGTCGGCCGCGAGCGCGAACTGGCCACCGTCGATCGGCTGCTCGCCACCCACCGCCTCGTCACCGTCACCGGCGTCGGTGGCGTCGGCAAGACCCGGCTCGCCGCCGAGATCGCCGCCCGCTCCCCGAACGCCTGGCTCGTCGAGCTGGCCGCGCTCGAACAACCCGATCTGCTCCCCGACGTCGTCGGTGACGCCCTCGGCCTGCCATCGCACCGCGCTCGCCCCCGCGCCGACCTGATCACCGGCCACCTGCGGAACGTCGACGGACTCCTCATCCTGGACAACTGCGAGCACCTGATGGACGCGGCCGCCGCCTTCGCCGCCACGCTGCTGTCCGCCTGCCCCGGCGTGCGTGTCCTCGCCACCAGCCGCGAGCGCCTCGCCATCACCGGCGAGGCCCTGCTGCCGCTGCACGGCCTTGAGGTCCACGACGCCAGGAAGGCGGGCCTCGCCCCGGCCGTGCGCCTGTTCGTCGAGCGGGCCGCCGCCGTCGATCCCGGCTTCGCCCTGACCGACGAGACCGCGGCGGCGATCGTCGCGAGCTGCCGGAAGCTGGACGGCCTCCCGCTCGCGATCGAGCTGGCCGCCGCCCGGATGAACGCGTTCGCGCCCGATGAACTCGCCGCCCGCCTGGACGACCGGTTCGTCCTGCTCGACCGCGGCGACCGGACCGCCGCGCCCCGGCACCGCACCCTGCACGCCGTGGTCGACTGGAGCTACCGGCTACTCGCCGACGACGAGCGCCGCCTCTTCACCCTGCTCAGCGTGTTCGCCGGAAGGTTCGGCCTGGACTGGGCCGAGCAGCTCGCCGCCGACCTCTTCCCGCCCGCCACGACCGCCCGCCTGATCGCGGCACTGGTCGACAAATCCCTGCTGCTGCGCGAGTCCGGCCGTTACCGGATGCTGGAGACCCTCCGCGCATACGGCCTCGAGCAACTCGCAGCGCAGAAGACCCTGGCCGCCGCTCGCGACCGTCACGCCGCCCTGGTCGCCGGGCTCGCGGACACCCTCTGGAACGAGCGGGTCGGCAACGCCCGGAACCGTTGGATGCACCTGCTCGACACCACGATGGAGCAGTTCCGGGCCGCCATGGAGTGGGCGGTCGCCCGCGACGACGCCGCCACCGCGATGCGGATCGCCGCCGCGCTCTGCACGTTCTGGCACAGCCGCGGCCAGTACGTGGTCGGCCGCCGCTGGACCACGCTCGCGCTCACCGCGAAGGGAACAGCGCCACCCGCGGTCCACGCCCGCGCGCTCAGCGGCCTGAGTCTGCTCACCTCGATGCAGGGCGACCTCGCCGTCTCCCGCACCACCGGCCAGGAGGCCGCGACGATCTTCAAACAGATCAACGACCTTCGGGGGTACGGGCTGGCGCTCCGACGCCTCGCCACCGCGGAGGGTTTCGGCGGTTCCATCGACCGGGCCGACGCCCTGTCCGCCGAGTCACACGCCGTGGCCGTGACCGCGGACTGGCCGTGGCTGCTCGGCTGGACGCTCACCCAGCAGGGCCTGTCCGCGAGCGCCCGCGGCGACTGGCCACGCGCCGCCGGACTGAGCGCCGAGGCGGAGACGCACCTGCGCGACGCCGGCGACCCCGAGGCGCTCGCCTACGCCCGCCTGCTGCACGCCGAGGCCGCCCGCAACATCGATGGCCCGCTCGCGGGCGCGGACGGCCTCTGCCAGGCACTTCGCGCGTTGGCAGGGGAGCGCCTGCTCTGGGGCATGTCGCTGGCGCTGTTCTACACCGCGCTGGTCTACGGCGACCTGGACCGCCCCCGCCAGGAGGTGACACTGCTCGCCGCCGGTCACGAGCTCCGTCGTACCACCGGCGGCGGTTTCTTCTTCTGGCTCGCCGACCTCCAGCAACAGCGACTCGCCCACCTGCGGAAGACGCTGGGTGACGAGGAATTCGACGCGCGGTGGGAATTCGGCCGCACCCGCCCGGTCACCGGCCTGGTCGACGAGGTCTGCGCGGATCTGAAGGTCGCGTGA
- a CDS encoding acyl-CoA thioesterase — protein sequence MFLALTDAYHLIRSRFRSPVEPFGTLHSPMRVWPHHLDTLAHMNNGAYLTLATFSRWEFVIRSGYGEIFQKLGWYGVIAGQVVRYRRGLRLWQRFTIETRFLGLDGPNVVFEHRFVRDGEVVARVIAAIRLVRRGGGPVSREEIMASVPQSRITEAPEWTSRWTAAARMPMTEADVLAD from the coding sequence ATGTTCCTCGCTCTCACCGACGCGTACCACCTGATCAGATCCCGATTCCGGTCCCCCGTCGAGCCGTTCGGCACGCTGCACTCGCCGATGCGGGTGTGGCCGCACCACCTGGACACGCTCGCCCACATGAACAACGGCGCCTACCTGACCCTCGCCACGTTCTCCCGGTGGGAGTTCGTGATCCGCAGCGGCTACGGCGAGATCTTCCAGAAGCTCGGCTGGTACGGCGTGATCGCCGGCCAGGTGGTCCGCTACCGCCGCGGCCTGCGCCTGTGGCAGCGCTTCACGATCGAGACTCGCTTCCTCGGACTGGACGGCCCGAACGTCGTCTTCGAGCACCGTTTCGTCCGCGACGGCGAGGTCGTCGCCCGGGTGATCGCCGCGATCCGCCTGGTCCGCCGCGGCGGCGGCCCGGTCTCGCGCGAGGAGATCATGGCCAGCGTGCCGCAGTCCCGGATCACCGAGGCCCCGGAGTGGACCAGCCGCTGGACCGCCGCGGCCCGCATGCCGATGACCGAGGCCGACGTCCTCGCGGACTGA
- a CDS encoding DUF305 domain-containing protein gives MTRRLAAALLTAAALTAVLTACGTAPAAPSASSDTPPAAANAAPNTGGRNDHDVMFLQMMVNHHEQGVAMAEIATEKATSDELKTLASAVVATQKDELTTMKGWLTAWGEADRATTDVNLHADHGGLPATTPEEIESLRNTPAADFDGTFLALFTGHQHNAVEMAKTESTEGSNPDAKALAKSIDDSRTAQIQLMLKISAGTI, from the coding sequence ATGACACGCCGCCTCGCCGCCGCCCTGCTCACCGCCGCCGCCCTGACCGCGGTCCTGACCGCCTGTGGCACCGCCCCCGCCGCGCCTTCCGCGTCATCGGACACCCCGCCGGCCGCCGCGAACGCCGCCCCGAACACCGGCGGGCGCAACGACCACGACGTGATGTTCCTGCAGATGATGGTCAACCACCACGAGCAGGGCGTCGCGATGGCCGAGATCGCCACCGAGAAGGCCACCAGCGACGAACTGAAGACGCTGGCCTCCGCGGTCGTCGCCACCCAGAAGGACGAGCTGACCACCATGAAGGGCTGGCTGACCGCCTGGGGTGAGGCCGACCGCGCCACCACCGACGTCAACCTGCACGCCGACCACGGCGGTCTGCCCGCCACCACGCCCGAGGAGATCGAGTCGCTGCGCAACACGCCCGCGGCCGACTTCGACGGCACGTTCCTCGCGCTGTTCACCGGCCACCAGCACAACGCGGTCGAGATGGCCAAGACCGAGTCCACCGAGGGCTCGAATCCCGACGCCAAGGCGCTCGCCAAGAGCATCGACGACTCCCGCACCGCCCAGATCCAGCTGATGCTGAAGATCAGCGCAGGCACGATCTAG
- a CDS encoding lytic polysaccharide monooxygenase, whose product MRRTLTTSLLALGTVAGSLVVASPASAHGYISSPPSRQANCASGAAKDCGNIQYEPQSVEGTKGLTSCDGGLSQFSVLKDDSRAWPVTNVGTSASFNWVLTARHKTSTWQYFVGGKKIAEFDDKGAQPSATVRHQVNLSGYSGRIKVLAVWNIADTPMAFYNCVDLNVGGNGGGNAPANPAPAPEQPAPAQPAQPANPAPASPSASATTSAPATGGGNTGSGDTGGGNSGSVTDWKSWTAYKTGDKVTFDGVTYECRQGHTTLPGWEPPIVLALWLPVS is encoded by the coding sequence ATGCGTAGAACCCTCACCACCTCCCTGCTCGCGCTGGGCACCGTCGCCGGTTCCCTGGTGGTCGCGTCGCCGGCGAGCGCGCACGGCTACATATCGTCCCCGCCCAGCCGGCAGGCGAACTGCGCGAGCGGTGCGGCCAAGGACTGCGGCAACATCCAGTACGAGCCGCAGTCGGTCGAGGGCACGAAGGGCCTGACCAGCTGTGACGGCGGGCTGTCGCAGTTCTCGGTGCTGAAGGACGACTCGCGCGCCTGGCCGGTGACGAACGTGGGCACGTCCGCGTCGTTCAACTGGGTGCTGACCGCGCGGCACAAGACGTCGACCTGGCAGTACTTCGTCGGCGGCAAGAAGATCGCGGAGTTCGACGACAAGGGCGCGCAGCCGTCGGCGACGGTGCGGCACCAGGTGAACCTGAGCGGCTACTCCGGCAGGATCAAGGTGCTGGCGGTGTGGAACATCGCGGACACGCCGATGGCGTTCTACAACTGCGTCGACCTGAACGTGGGCGGCAACGGCGGCGGGAACGCTCCGGCCAACCCGGCGCCCGCTCCGGAGCAGCCGGCTCCCGCGCAGCCCGCACAGCCCGCCAACCCGGCGCCCGCGTCGCCGTCCGCGTCGGCCACGACGTCCGCCCCGGCGACCGGCGGAGGCAACACCGGCAGTGGCGACACGGGCGGCGGCAACTCCGGTTCCGTCACGGACTGGAAGAGCTGGACCGCCTACAAGACCGGCGACAAGGTCACGTTCGACGGCGTCACCTACGAGTGCCGCCAGGGCCACACCACGCTCCCCGGCTGGGAGCCGCCGATCGTCCTCGCGCTCTGGCTGCCGGTCAGCTGA
- a CDS encoding lytic polysaccharide monooxygenase: MRRNLLTLALLTPLSIVATTLVVASPASAHGYISSPPSRQALCASGAISNCGDVQWEPQSVEAPKGRTQCSGGVGRFAQLDDESKGWPATSVGSSVTFNWVLTARHATSTWQYFIGSAKVAEFNDGGAQPGATVRHTVNFGGYGGRQKVLAVWNVADTTNAFYACVDLQFGGSGNPGPSPTPTPRPTATPAQPPATPPPAGGTWAAGASYPAGATVTYGGLSYRCKQAHTAIAGWEPPNVPALWDRA; the protein is encoded by the coding sequence ATGCGGAGAAATCTCCTCACCCTGGCCCTGCTCACGCCGCTCTCGATCGTCGCGACCACGCTGGTCGTGGCGTCGCCGGCCAGCGCGCACGGCTACATCTCCTCGCCGCCGAGCCGGCAGGCGCTCTGCGCGAGCGGGGCGATCAGCAACTGCGGCGACGTGCAGTGGGAGCCGCAGTCCGTCGAAGCGCCGAAGGGGCGCACGCAGTGCAGCGGCGGCGTCGGCCGGTTCGCGCAGCTGGACGACGAGTCGAAGGGCTGGCCGGCCACGTCGGTCGGGTCCAGCGTCACGTTCAACTGGGTGCTCACGGCCCGGCACGCGACCAGCACCTGGCAGTATTTCATCGGCTCGGCCAAGGTCGCGGAGTTCAACGACGGCGGGGCGCAGCCGGGTGCGACCGTGCGGCACACGGTCAACTTCGGCGGCTACGGCGGGCGGCAGAAGGTGCTCGCGGTCTGGAACGTCGCGGACACGACGAACGCGTTCTACGCCTGCGTCGACCTGCAGTTCGGCGGTAGCGGCAATCCGGGGCCGTCGCCGACCCCGACGCCCCGGCCGACCGCGACGCCGGCACAGCCGCCGGCCACGCCTCCGCCGGCCGGTGGGACCTGGGCGGCCGGGGCGAGCTACCCGGCCGGTGCGACCGTGACCTACGGCGGGCTGAGCTACCGCTGCAAGCAGGCGCACACCGCGATCGCGGGCTGGGAACCGCCGAACGTCCCGGCGCTCTGGGACCGCGCCTGA
- a CDS encoding phosphotransferase family protein — protein sequence MAIEHGYRQELTRDWIEGVLGRAGLDDRLAEAGELGGGTFNTVFRLRLEDGARLILKVAPPAGAPVMRYERGLLAAEALYYERAAGRAPVPEVVHAEPGLLMMTELPGTTVAEDMRHYSAEARARLRHALGGYLANLHTITGDAGFGYPADPLRPTWPEAFHGMVDALLADAADHRVELPKPAAQLRSLIDKAGLGDVTTPVLVHFDLWDGNILMSRGRVTGLIDAERAFWGDPIADFPSLSLFGEIDDDFLAGYRAAGGTFGEAEARRLKAYQAYLYLIMWIEGGPRRFTPDHLERRKRELRPIFDGFDVYC from the coding sequence ATGGCGATCGAGCACGGGTACCGGCAGGAGCTGACGCGGGACTGGATCGAAGGCGTGCTCGGCCGGGCCGGGCTCGATGATCGGCTGGCCGAGGCCGGGGAACTCGGCGGCGGCACGTTCAACACGGTCTTCCGGCTGCGGCTGGAGGATGGCGCGCGGCTGATTCTGAAGGTGGCGCCGCCGGCCGGGGCGCCGGTCATGCGCTACGAGCGCGGGCTGCTGGCGGCGGAGGCGCTCTACTACGAGCGGGCCGCCGGACGAGCGCCGGTGCCGGAGGTCGTGCACGCGGAGCCCGGCCTGCTGATGATGACCGAGCTGCCGGGCACGACGGTGGCCGAGGACATGCGGCACTACTCGGCGGAGGCGCGGGCCCGCCTGCGTCATGCGCTCGGCGGCTACCTGGCGAACCTGCACACGATCACCGGGGACGCCGGGTTCGGATATCCGGCGGACCCGCTCCGGCCCACCTGGCCGGAAGCCTTCCACGGCATGGTGGACGCGCTGCTCGCGGATGCGGCCGATCACCGCGTCGAGCTGCCGAAACCGGCCGCGCAACTTCGGTCGCTGATCGACAAGGCCGGGCTCGGCGACGTCACGACGCCGGTTCTGGTCCACTTCGACCTCTGGGACGGCAACATTCTCATGTCGCGCGGCCGGGTCACCGGGCTGATCGACGCGGAGCGGGCCTTCTGGGGTGACCCCATCGCGGACTTTCCCTCGCTGTCGCTCTTCGGGGAGATCGACGACGACTTCCTGGCCGGCTACCGGGCGGCCGGCGGCACCTTCGGCGAGGCCGAGGCGCGCCGGCTCAAGGCCTATCAGGCCTACCTCTACCTCATCATGTGGATCGAGGGCGGTCCGCGGCGCTTCACCCCGGATCACCTGGAACGACGCAAGCGCGAACTCCGCCCCATCTTCGATGGATTCGACGTTTACTGTTAA
- a CDS encoding AfsR/SARP family transcriptional regulator, producing MRVGRFEYRVLGALEVWWDGAPVRVGGPRHRVLPAALLVRAGTVVSAARLAEMLWESPEPRATELLYVRVAELRRAMRDISGRPVTELETHDQGYLLRVPEDAIDRWRFERGVADGLESARSVVRIGA from the coding sequence ATGAGGGTGGGGCGGTTCGAGTATCGGGTGCTCGGGGCGCTTGAGGTGTGGTGGGATGGCGCGCCGGTGCGGGTGGGTGGGCCGCGGCATCGGGTGTTGCCGGCCGCGTTGTTGGTGCGGGCCGGGACGGTCGTGTCCGCTGCCAGGCTGGCCGAGATGCTGTGGGAGTCGCCGGAACCGCGGGCGACGGAGTTGCTCTATGTCCGTGTGGCGGAGCTGCGGCGGGCGATGCGGGACATCAGCGGGCGGCCGGTGACCGAGCTGGAGACGCACGACCAGGGCTATCTGCTGAGAGTGCCGGAGGATGCGATCGACCGGTGGCGGTTCGAGCGAGGCGTGGCTGACGGGCTGGAGAGTGCCCGGTCAGTTGTGCGGATCGGGGCATGA